Genomic DNA from Schistosoma haematobium chromosome 1, whole genome shotgun sequence:
agcgaaaaagaggaaggcctaagaacacattacgtcggataatagaagcagatatgaaaaagatgtataacaactggaaggagctggaaaggattgcccaggacagggttggatggagaatgctggtgagcggcctatgctccttgacgaggagtaacaggcgtaagtaagcaagtacaCTCGTTTCCTCCTGTTCAGGACTTTTCCTCTGGATacacctgcatctcaaagttaatTTTCAAATCAAGTAGAGTGTATAACGCTTCAAACAGCAACAAGCTATTCATTAAGTAATGGAATTTAAATGGACAATAACTTATTTATCCGAAAAACAAGTTAATTGTTCGTGAATATCTGTGCTTTGAAGTGTCAGTATTCAGAGTTGAATTTATCTGTAGTGCAGTCACTATGTGATCTGGAGTTTCCACCTGATAGAAGGCGTTTATCTGTTGTCAATCGACAACCCCAGCTACTAAATACAAACCAACCTGAGCTTGGTGAGTCAACTTACGGTAATTTTAAGTATGTAGTTAACACTAAATACTTACTATTTTTTGAAGATTATTGTCTTATTCATATAATTACTACTTTTGTTTTATTGAGTAGTATATTAACCATCTATAAGTATTTTTCCTGTTTAGTGGATATTATATAGATTTCTCTCTTTAAATTTCTGCTAGTTGCGCTATTTTGCATTTATTTCAACTGATCTAAGCCGTCATTTTTTCTATAAAttcaatgaattgaaattgtatGTGTACATCTGAAAGACAAGATACTTATTTACCTTCTTAACTGTACTTTTCTACCGGCAGATTTAGTACAAAAATGAGATATAAGCATAATGAGAATCGTTAAAAGTTGAGCGGAGAAATATTTCGCTTCAATTTGTTCATTCTAATCGCTCTACACTGATATATAGGTTTTAAGATCTAGTGAAAAATCAATACTAAATAAATAGTGAAGAATCAATTTACCAATGTATCTCAATACTATTAGTTCaacaaatttaaaattaaaGCCGAAACAACGTTACATAATCGTTTACTTATTACAAGTGATTACTTAAGAACAAGAATAGCAGTTGAGTAAGATTGAAATCGAAATATGAACATTTGACGTTgtttttagaaataataatgagTAATTAGTAAGACAaatgtaaaaataatattaGATTACTAAATTACTTAAATAGATTATGCTACAAATAAGATGGGTAATAAAAGTTAAAACGAACATTACTGAGAATGGTGACAGTATGTTAGTGATCAAACTCTAATGTgatgttgaggagtcccatactatgacgaaacggccgtccagtacttccaggttttccatggtggtggtctagctttaattgactcatgagttcaactattaaattactacaatctccacaaaacccccttcctGATTATTCtgaattacaaataaaatataaaacacaCTATTGACAAATGTACCATAACCAccttacattttataatttgaaaataatagatGTATCTGAAAAATATTCCAATACAGTCTAGAATGTTCCTGTGTCTAATATCTAAATTAACATAAAAGATCTATGCTATTCGACTATCATGTTCAAAAGATTTAATTCAGTAAAGAGATTGTTATTCATTAGTATTTATCATACAATAATCATTTCATAGAATGGAGGAATCGTGTAGAACAGttaatatatgtgtacattttaaTAATGTTCATTGACTCACTCGCTCACTAGTTCGTTTGCTCTTCGGCACTCGCATATCATTCTTGATTCGTGTGCCTGTGGTTTTGGTGATCTGTGTGTGGTGTAACAATAAACGTAATGAATGCTTCATATTCGTCCTCTGATTTATACACCGTCGGGCGGTTATCAGGACGAATACTGACCTCCACAATTCTTATAAGAAAATAATGGAAAAACAGTGTGAAAAACATTACAAATCATAACATCTGAAACATGTTTATCAAAATAGTAAGAGATATGTCGTTAATTAGttaattgttatttataaatGGGAAAATGTACCATATACACTAAGAAAGTTCGTAATTTAATAAGTCTAGGATTCAAACTGATATGTTATTCTAAAATTTGCTGGAAactaaaatatatgaatatacacACTTTCCAAAAGCATAACTAACAAGCCTAATCCAACAGTTTCCGTTTGGATTGTATTAACATTGTGTACTAATAAATAATCTATGAATTAGAGAATATATATAGTGTGTTGTACGCTACTTATgcggacagatataagtagtgtttGGTAGGAATTGGAGTTAAAATGTTAACCAGAAGAAGACTGAAATAGAGAGAAGAGGATGGAAAGAAGAGTGCTATcggaataacaacagaattgagaGGATGATGGagtacaaatgatgtatttaatgtatgtacTTCATATTCTACAAAGGCATTGTGTGCttttgtataaaataataaactggtTTGCCGTATTTGAGTTTCCGTCCACTACGATAGCACTTTTAAACAGTACTTTATTCATccaattaaattatatatacatatgtcagTAGGTGTAGTGAGTAACATTTTTAAGTCATGCACAGATTATTGTGAATCCGTAAATGTCAAATAAGCACAATTATACTACGATTTATTGAGGTCAAACATTTAGATGAATCTGTCTGTGAGTGTTCTCTTTTAAACTCAAAATTTGTGTGTAATCATACCACTTGTTTATGGTATACCTGTCAATTGTCTAATAGTTGGTTTCAGAAGTATTTATGGATATTTTCTTCTCGTATTTAAATAACATTCAATTTGAGTCATTCTCATATTCTGGTTTCTCTTTCAGATAAAGTCAGATAGTTGAATGTGTATATTCAATAACTGGATAAATGATGTTTACACATGAAATAAAAACGTTCACAATACGATCTCATCATTATATTCAAATGAAAAGGTTAATATTGAATTGTTTGCTAATTTTGTCAGTCCTCATGCTGTTTTGTCTACTGTATTCGTTCATTGGAGTCAGCAATGATTTAAATCAGTTTCAGACAGAAAAATACAGTGAAGTTAAAAAAATTTGTGAATATTTGCTCACAACCAAAGGTGTGAATCCCAATAATGGAGTTTTTGAAAGTATTCAGTCAAATCGGGACCAAAGCTCTATGTATTTATCAAATCCTCATAAATGTGAAGAGTTTAAATTGTTCCATGGTCATGTCATTCAATCCTCAATTGAAGAAAAACTATTTCCTTTAGCATTCAGTTTATCTGTTCATCAAAACATTAAACAAGTATCACGTCTACTTCGACTGATATACAGACCACATAATTTGTATTGTATTCATGTAGATTCTAAATCCCCAATTGAATTTTATGATCAAGTGTTAGAGTTGGCCCGATGTTTTGGTTTAAATGTTATGGTGTTGAACCGGACAGAAAGTATAAATATTCAGTGGGGATATTATTCCTTACTTGAAGCGTTTCTTGTATGTGCGGacaaattaataaaaaacaCAGACTATATGTGGAAATATCTATTGAATTTGAATGGACAAGAATTACCTTTGAGGACAAACTGGGAGTTGGTTGCAGCATTGAAAGCAATAAACGGATCAAATGTCGTTGAAGGCTTAGGTCCAAATTTCAACCCTTCACGTTGGCCTAAAAAGAATTTCTCATTTCCTGTAAGTTTTATAGTTATTATGATCTTGATAATGATTTTCTCTATTGGAacttaatataataataaagtaaatacAGTTATGAACCATGCGTTGCATGTCTAGTTGGGGCAACCATGAAGAAGCCTTTATCATGTTAAATCaaagttattttttataaatgcATTTGATTGTTTTGTATTTCT
This window encodes:
- the GCNT1_5 gene encoding Beta-1,3-galactosyl-O-glycosyl-glycoprotein beta-1,6-N-acetylglucosaminyltransferase (EggNog:ENOG410V4IF~COG:G~CAZy:GT14) codes for the protein MMFTHEIKTFTIRSHHYIQMKRLILNCLLILSVLMLFCLLYSFIGVSNDLNQFQTEKYSEVKKICEYLLTTKGVNPNNGVFESIQSNRDQSSMYLSNPHKCEEFKLFHGHVIQSSIEEKLFPLAFSLSVHQNIKQVSRLLRLIYRPHNLYCIHVDSKSPIEFYDQVLELARCFGLNVMVLNRTESINIQWGYYSLLEAFLVCADKLIKNTDYMWKYLLNLNGQELPLRTNWELVAALKAINGSNVVEGLGPNFNPSRWPKKNFSFPIIWTKGSFYMALKREFVHFYQTDQKANEILNAMKEERHLRKHPDELFFPTLTHNPLLGAPGACNEIHVTNHSDPRKIFIARYVTWYHEGCKSPRVRRIVCIIGINNLPYITSRVEFFANKFHDDFEPIAYDCTEYYIMKKVLNEMTSKQLDPSFNLTHYSILHCSQNHI